The proteins below are encoded in one region of Acidithiobacillus ferrooxidans ATCC 23270:
- the tsaB gene encoding tRNA (adenosine(37)-N6)-threonylcarbamoyltransferase complex dimerization subunit type 1 TsaB, whose protein sequence is MGLPRFLAMDTATEACSVAVSTSAGVVEAFIVAVNAHSRLLLPMVQQVLDRAGVTLADIGAIACGVGPGGFTGVRIGVSTAQALAMARGLPVYPVSSLQALAATVPQPLVLAALDARKGEVYTGVFGQDAQGIPRLRGTEKVCAPEAVDWPDEGQWWGLGTGWHAYHARWQGPKILGWSGDSFPRAGAVLRLAQARCQAGDRGILPALLEPHYIRPSLPEET, encoded by the coding sequence ATGGGACTGCCGCGTTTTCTGGCTATGGACACCGCTACTGAGGCCTGCTCAGTGGCCGTCAGCACCTCGGCCGGAGTGGTCGAAGCGTTTATCGTGGCGGTCAATGCCCACAGCCGGTTGCTGCTCCCCATGGTTCAGCAGGTTTTGGATCGCGCTGGCGTCACCCTCGCCGACATAGGGGCCATCGCCTGTGGCGTAGGTCCGGGAGGCTTCACCGGGGTGCGCATCGGTGTCAGCACGGCGCAGGCACTGGCAATGGCACGCGGGCTGCCGGTCTATCCCGTTTCCAGTCTGCAGGCACTGGCGGCGACGGTACCCCAACCGCTGGTGCTCGCGGCGCTGGATGCACGCAAAGGAGAAGTCTACACCGGGGTGTTCGGTCAGGACGCGCAAGGGATTCCCCGATTAAGGGGCACCGAAAAAGTCTGTGCACCTGAGGCCGTGGATTGGCCAGATGAGGGTCAGTGGTGGGGGCTCGGTACGGGCTGGCACGCTTATCATGCCCGCTGGCAGGGCCCGAAGATACTGGGCTGGAGCGGCGACAGTTTTCCTCGGGCCGGAGCCGTATTGCGCCTTGCCCAGGCGCGCTGTCAGGCGGGAGACCGGGGTATTCTCCCGGCGCTGTTGGAGCCGCACTATATCCGCCCCTCCCTGCCAGAGGAAACGTAA
- a CDS encoding ATP-dependent DNA helicase: MTGGGQDWSVLLGETGALARALPQFRAREQQQAMAAQVAHTLRDGGVALIEAGTGTGKTFAYLLPAMLSGRKVLVSTGSKALQDQILEKDIPLLLRAMGKPLRVSRLKGRANYLCRHRLQRFSAEGVAPALVAPLARVADWAGRTREGDVSELTSVPEDSPIWPLVTSTRDNCPGSECPEYGRCHVIEARRQAQEAEILVVNHHLLFSDLALKANGMGDLLPRVDAMVLDEAHQVLDLAGRYFGQHLSSHQLWDWGRDSRAETLAEAGDDEGLLAAAAQVETQTTAWRTVLGPGDERGSWALNPDSAEGSAFARLRQAVAELGQALNAAAARGKGLEQCAARGVVLLATVDFFAAHNAPNMVFWQEKKSRTVQLHATPLDVAAPLQRHLLEPVESVILTSATLRVGDSFASTERALGLTAVSTLTAASPFDYARQSLLYLPPLMPEPGHPSYTRACLDAAAPVIEASGGRTFFLFTSHRALQEAAVSLPQRLSFPILVQGSMPRPRLLDRFRSLGNAVLLGAASFWEGVDVQGEALSCVIIDKLPFANPSDPILRARTEQCQAEGGEPFRELQIPQAVIALRQGVGRLIRSEMDRGVLMLCDPRLRSKGYGRIFLDSLPPMRRVSSLDAIHAFWRGEA, from the coding sequence GTGACTGGGGGAGGCCAGGACTGGTCTGTGCTGTTGGGCGAGACCGGCGCGTTGGCACGGGCGTTGCCGCAATTCAGGGCACGGGAGCAGCAACAGGCTATGGCCGCGCAGGTGGCCCATACCCTGCGCGACGGAGGGGTGGCGCTGATCGAGGCAGGGACGGGCACCGGTAAAACCTTCGCTTATCTCCTGCCCGCCATGCTTTCGGGGCGCAAGGTGCTGGTTTCTACCGGCAGCAAGGCGCTGCAGGATCAGATACTGGAGAAGGATATCCCGCTGCTGTTGCGGGCGATGGGAAAGCCCTTGCGCGTGAGTCGCCTTAAGGGGCGAGCCAACTATCTCTGCCGGCATCGTCTGCAACGCTTCAGTGCCGAGGGTGTGGCGCCAGCCTTGGTGGCACCCTTGGCGAGGGTGGCCGACTGGGCGGGGCGGACGCGGGAGGGCGACGTCAGTGAACTGACCTCGGTGCCCGAAGATTCGCCGATCTGGCCTCTGGTAACGTCGACCCGGGACAACTGTCCTGGCAGTGAATGCCCAGAATATGGGCGCTGCCATGTCATCGAGGCGCGGCGCCAGGCTCAGGAGGCGGAGATTCTGGTGGTGAATCATCATCTGCTTTTTTCTGACTTGGCGTTGAAGGCCAACGGTATGGGGGACCTGTTGCCGCGAGTCGATGCCATGGTGCTGGATGAGGCCCATCAAGTGCTGGATCTGGCCGGGCGTTATTTCGGCCAGCACCTGAGCAGCCATCAGCTCTGGGACTGGGGGCGGGATAGCCGCGCCGAAACTCTGGCCGAAGCGGGGGATGACGAGGGTTTGCTTGCAGCAGCCGCACAGGTGGAAACGCAAACGACGGCGTGGCGGACGGTTCTGGGTCCGGGTGACGAGCGTGGCTCCTGGGCTTTGAATCCCGATAGTGCGGAAGGCTCTGCCTTCGCCCGTTTGCGTCAGGCGGTGGCGGAACTGGGTCAGGCACTGAACGCTGCAGCAGCGCGCGGCAAGGGCCTGGAACAATGTGCGGCGCGTGGGGTGGTGCTGCTGGCGACGGTGGATTTCTTTGCCGCGCACAACGCCCCGAACATGGTGTTCTGGCAGGAGAAGAAATCTCGCACGGTGCAGCTCCATGCCACCCCCCTGGATGTGGCGGCGCCCTTGCAGCGGCACCTGCTGGAACCGGTGGAAAGTGTCATTCTCACCAGTGCGACCTTGCGGGTAGGTGACAGTTTCGCCAGTACTGAACGTGCTCTGGGCCTGACGGCGGTGAGCACCCTTACAGCAGCCTCGCCCTTTGATTATGCGCGGCAATCCCTGCTCTATCTACCGCCTCTGATGCCGGAGCCCGGTCATCCTTCCTATACACGGGCTTGCTTGGACGCCGCGGCACCAGTCATCGAGGCCAGTGGCGGACGGACCTTCTTTCTCTTCACCAGTCACCGGGCTTTGCAGGAGGCGGCGGTATCCCTGCCACAGCGGTTGTCCTTCCCCATTCTGGTGCAGGGGAGTATGCCGCGCCCCCGTCTCCTGGACCGTTTTCGCAGTTTGGGTAATGCGGTTCTGCTGGGTGCGGCCAGCTTTTGGGAGGGGGTGGACGTGCAGGGCGAGGCCCTCTCCTGTGTCATCATCGACAAATTGCCCTTTGCCAATCCCTCTGATCCGATTCTGCGTGCCCGCACGGAGCAGTGTCAGGCAGAGGGCGGTGAACCCTTCCGCGAGTTACAGATTCCTCAGGCGGTGATTGCCCTGCGCCAGGGTGTAGGGCGGCTGATTCGCTCGGAGATGGATCGCGGTGTGCTGATGCTTTGCGACCCGCGCCTGCGCAGCAAGGGTTACGGGCGCATCTTCCTCGACAGTCTGCCGCCTATGCGGCGTGTTTCCAGCCTCGACGCGATCCATGCGTTCTGGCGGGGAGAAGCCTGA